The Candidatus Poribacteria bacterium DNA segment GTTTGAACGCAATAATGCACCCACCAATTGTCCAACAATCCCGTTCCGAAGCGAATAGGCTTGTCACCGAGGATGCAGATTGCGTTGTCCTGATTGATGCGCCGTTGCTTATTGAGGCGAACTCACAAGATACAGTGGATGTTATTGTCGTGGTCACGGCTTCGGCGCAAACTCAACTTCAGCGTTTGTTGGATCGAGCCATCGCGCAAAATCGTCCCCCAAGCCAATCAGAAGCACAAGCGCGGATTGATTCGCAGATGCTGTTATCCGAAAAGGTGAAGTACGCAGACTTCGTGATTGAAAACGATGGAACGCTTGAAGAGTTGGGCAGAAAGGTGGATGGACTGTGGGAGGATATTCGTAGTCTGAAAGCGGACTGATCCTACCTACCTTATATCTGTGTGATACAAGGAGACCATAATGTTCAGTACATTATTAGCGAAACGTGCATCAGAGAATAATCCCATCCGCG contains these protein-coding regions:
- the coaE gene encoding dephospho-CoA kinase (Dephospho-CoA kinase (CoaE) performs the final step in coenzyme A biosynthesis.), which translates into the protein MKPIASDRGIIVGVTGGIACGKSTVSKLLSKKGAIPINSDEIGHQLLKRGSPVMGALLEAFGADILDKSGDVSRQKLATIVFNDKAARERLNAIMHPPIVQQSRSEANRLVTEDADCVVLIDAPLLIEANSQDTVDVIVVVTASAQTQLQRLLDRAIAQNRPPSQSEAQARIDSQMLLSEKVKYADFVIENDGTLEELGRKVDGLWEDIRSLKAD